Part of the Capsicum annuum cultivar UCD-10X-F1 chromosome 12, UCD10Xv1.1, whole genome shotgun sequence genome is shown below.
ACATTTTTTAGCATGCTTGTTGAGTTGGTCATATGATTGGAAGCACCAGAATCAACAATCCAAGAATTAGATTTAACATTAATACCTTGTAATCCCAATGCTGAAAAGGCTGATACGATCATTTGTTGTACCATTTCAGGAGTAAGAACTTGTCCTGAAGGTCCTGAAGATGAGTTCTCAAGAGTGGAACCATTTATTGCTGCATGAAAATTATTTACCTTACGATTCTGAGGGCGTGTGGGACACTCTTTGATAATGTGTCCTTGTTGTTTACAATAATTACAGAACTTCTTGCCACAATTTCTAGCAATATGGACATATTCCTTGCAATTATAGCATTGATTTCTATTCATATCCCTACTCATACCTTTACCTTGAGCAGCAAATGCAACAGCGACATCATTTCCTCTTCTGAAAGCATTTTGTGTGACATAACATTGCTCTTCACGAAGCAATTCCCTAAAACAAACATCCAGGGGAGGGAGACGGATCACGATTCATCAAGTTAGAGCGAACACTCTCAAACTCAGAGCGTAACTTCATAAAAAATTGATCTCGCTTGCTTTGctcatgaacttgctaaattacAGAGAGAGATTCAGAAGGTATTTTGGCATAAACAATATCTGTAAATTCAGCCCATAAGTTCTGAAATCCAGAATAATAATCCTGAATAGAAAGACCTCCTTGAGAGTAATTAACAATTTCATACTCTAAGTAAAAGTGTCGGGCACTATTATTTTGGTTGTAAACCTTTTGTAAAAATCCCACATGACCTTAGCTGTCTTGTAAGGCCTGAGATTAGAACCAATAAGAGGGTTAATTGACCCTAAAAGCCATGTCATTACCCGAGTATCTTTAATCTTCCATTCACCTAACTTTGTAGGATCAGTAGGAGCAGGAGCAGCTCCATCTATATGGCCCATAGTTCTTTTCCGGTGACAAATAAATGAAACTAAAACtctcatgaaaaaaaaattctttccagTGAAACGAACTCTGAATGATTCAAATTGATATGAACTCATAATTATGAAAACTAGAAACACTAAGTCCAAAAGAATAACCAAAATGACCAAGATCAAAGTCCTAGGTGTTAATTGTTGaggaacaatcaacaaaaatcaaaattttcaaaataaattttgaaagaaaacatAAATGAACTCTATGAAACAAGACAACCAAGAGAAGGTtttgataccatgtcaattttcTGTTGAATGCCTCTCAATATTGAGTGTCTtgtcattaaatagaaaatattcaatgattaaATCCCTAAAGATCCGTCTTCTTATCCCTAAATATCAGcttttctatccctctaaatccactattctatcccaccaaatctgctcttactaaagtcactattattctctttaactactaaatcaaatctatgtaattacaataatatacaataatatatgattacattaatatacaatatttatgtCATGTTGACACCAATGACCCCATGTATAAATTCCAAAGTGTCCATACAAGATAACTTATAAATGTGATCGCCACGTGgaagtttattaatttttctcCGGGAACCACTCTTCAACAAAAGAATTTTGATGAATTAGTGATTAAGAAGCAGCAAAGTTAGTGATCAAGAAGCAGTAGAGTATGAAGATTATGAgaatgatgaagatgaagaagtagtagtagtagtagtagtagtagtagtagtagtagtagaagaagaagaagaagaagaagaagaagtagtagtagtagtagtagtagtagtagtagtagaagaagaagaagaagaagaagaagaagaagattagaGTGGAATGAGAGAAGAAGGAACTGTCAATCTGTATATTCATTCTTATGAGTAGTACATATAGCCTATGTATATACAGAGTAGTATTCTTCTAGAAGATAACTAACGACCTTCCTAACTAACTCATGCAACTAACTGATACTTAGCTCCTTTGTTACATTTGTATTAACCTATCTCCTTAATACCCCCTGCAAACTTTGTGTTGTAAATATGTTAGCAAGTCCAAGTTTAGAGATTAAGTATTCATGTTGGACTCTTTTTAGACTTTGTGGTTAGAGCATCTGTAGGTTAATCATGTGTTGAAATATATTCAGGCTTTATTAAGCCATGTTGAATCTTTTCTCTAATAAAGTGACAAtctatttctatatgtttagTCCTCTAATGATACACAAGATTTGTTGACATCTGAATTGCAGCTTTACTATCACTAAAGATTGTAATTGGTAACTGAATCTGAATTCTAATAATTGATATTAAGCCAACAATCCAAGTAAGTTCAGCTACTGTGGAATCTAGACTCTTGTACTCAGATTCAGCTGAGCTTCTAGACATAATAGCCTACTTCTTTAACTTCCCTGAGATGAGTGAATCACCAAGCTTTATAGTGTACCCTGTGATAGATTTCTAAGAGAATGCACAAGCAGCCCAGTTTGTATCACAATGGGCTATGAGTGCATCCTTTTTGTTGCTAGACAATAGTAGTCCTGGTCCAATTTTTTCTTTGATATACTTAACAATTCTAAGAGTTGCATTCATAAACGACTGTTTTGGATTCTGTAGGAATTGGCTTAGTGTTTGTACACTATATGCTATATTTGATCTGGTTACTGTTAGGTACAAAAGCTTGCATACAAGTCTTTGATAGGCACTTTGGTCAGCAAGCATATCACAATCCTGATCAGTTTCCTTGATATGTTGATCGTACTTACTAGTGGTTAACTTTGTAGTAGTGTCCATAGGTGTAGGAGCTGGTTTGGCAACACTAAGTCCAGTTTCAGATATGAGTTCAAGAGCGTACTTTCTCTGATACATGACAATACCTTATTGAGATCTTGCAAACTCAATACCTAAGAAGTATCTTAGTTCACCTAGGTCCTTCATCTTAAAAGCATTGTGTAGTATTGTCGTTGTCTTTAAGATTTGATCTAGCTGATCTCCAGTaacaaatatatcatcaacatattttAATACAATAACCAAGCCTTCCTCTGATCTCTTGATACATAATAAGTGATCAAACGGACTCTGCGAGAATCCAAAGTTGATCAAGGCTTTAGGTGGTTTTGCATTCCACTATCTGGGAGCTTGTTTTAGACCATACAAGGATTTTAAGAGTCTGCATACATAGTTATGTTTCTCCCCCTGACTCTGAAATCCTTGAGGAAGGTTCATGTAGATTTTGTCCTCCAAATTACCTTGTAAAAAAACATTAAACATATCCATCTGATGGATGTTCCAGTGTCTAGCTACAACAATTGTAACAATTGTTCTTAAGGTCACCATCTTAACCACAGGACTGAAAGTCTCTTGATAATCAATCCCTTTTTTTTAGCTATAGCCTTTAGCAACTAGACTTGCCTTGAATCTGTCCACCTCTCCTGTTGACTTATATTTCACCTTGTATATCCATTTACATCTAATTGGCTTCTTGCCTACAGTTAAAGGAACCACTTTCCAAGTGTTGTTGCTTTCAAGGGATGCAACCTTAATTTGCATAGCTTCTATCCATTTAGGATCCTTGATAGCTTTTGTATAAGTTGTTGGTTCAACAATGACACAAACTATTTCATCCATCCAGGAGGATGTGATTCACTTGTTGATTTTCTCTGCCACTCTTGAGATTGTCTAGCAGTTGTACTTTTAGTTTTGTCTAGTAGTAGGAATATATATTGTTCTTGTGGTTGCAGTTGTTGTCTAATTTATTGTAGAAGATGGTATTGCAGTGGACAAAAATAGCTGAAGTGAGCTTATAACATCAGTAGTTGACTGTTGTTGTATAGGTTCTTGAGATACAGACAACTCAGTATCAGCTCTCTGAGTCATAGAATTATCAGTGTCTAGTAATAGATCTTGATCTGTCATAGGCAAAATTGCTTCAGGTGATTTGAGTAATCTGACTTTTTAATCGAAATATATCTTCTATGAATATGACATCCCTATTCACAAAAAAAAGTTTTGTTAGTCAGATTAAGTAGATTGTATCCCTTCTTGGTTTTTGAATATCCCATATGTATAGCATCTCTTGATCTAGACATAAGTTTATCTGATTCATTAACAGTCAATGCATAGCACAGACAACCTAACACTCTTAAATGATCAAGGGAAGGCTTCCTATTATACAATTTTTCATAAGGTGTTACATGACCAATTATAGGTGTAGACAGTCTGTTGATTAAGTAGATAGCAACCTTAACACAGTGCCCCTAATATTTAAGAGGAATGTTAGCCTGAAACCTTATAGCTCTAGTTATTtctaacagatgtctatattttctTTCA
Proteins encoded:
- the LOC124889555 gene encoding uncharacterized protein LOC124889555 translates to MGHIDGAAPAPTDPTKLGEWKIKDTRVMTWLLGSINPLIGSNLRPYKTAKVMWDFYKRELLREEQCYVTQNAFRRGNDVAVAFAAQGKAINGSTLENSSSGPSGQVLTPEMVQQMIVSAFSALGLQGSGVGDDNHKGS